One genomic window of Nostoc sp. TCL26-01 includes the following:
- the mobV gene encoding MobV family relaxase: MPLAVCRIQKIKSWGLLGGNEAHTARARNTPNANPAVTNVTLFGSSDNANLVTLVKDKIGLQTIRSNAVLAVEMLLSASADYFHPEGLFEAETHDKQRLDDFVQATVTWLCSAWGDRLLKAELHLDEITPHVHAYIVPLDEQGKLNCRALFGTREKLSQLQDSFADAVAHLGISRGIKGSAATYTSVKKYYAAVSRDSEILDLESHLPKPRIHEASESYRERVIEALSPKLEIINYQLSDRDRLLRQKAELEETASRSEKLRANLEKELQALRQDIKLLQDLPLEVVADELGLNQDKRNQWLSTHHIITINNSSFHDDLHNSIGKGALELVIQVKQCTFDDAVVWLRDCFGEAGMLAAVTHHARRQALNIAQQIPPSIFVAPTPAHHRWAEIEQYLTRDRSLPPKFVDTLYKRGLIYANITGKAVFLARSLASEVTGAYLHPPRATNDAFSFCTASNSKGRLMSTPGWFHLSMGGDLDNPIKIAMLVSTPIEAMSLAVLNSPHKQRTLYLVSDSEHAPAPVEFLKNVPKVIVAMPKVATIELHKTLSHAKQLEPNTSWNQQLQQQCQGGISYVALG; encoded by the coding sequence ATGCCGCTAGCAGTCTGTAGAATACAAAAAATTAAAAGCTGGGGGTTGTTAGGAGGCAATGAAGCTCACACAGCCAGAGCTAGAAACACGCCCAATGCAAACCCAGCAGTAACAAACGTTACGCTCTTTGGGAGTTCTGACAACGCCAATTTAGTAACTTTGGTGAAAGACAAAATCGGGTTGCAAACAATTCGCTCAAATGCTGTTCTGGCAGTGGAAATGCTACTAAGTGCCAGTGCTGATTATTTTCATCCTGAAGGACTTTTTGAGGCGGAAACACATGACAAACAGCGTTTAGATGACTTTGTACAAGCAACAGTCACATGGTTATGTTCTGCTTGGGGCGATCGCTTACTGAAAGCTGAATTGCACTTAGACGAAATTACGCCCCACGTTCACGCTTACATTGTGCCACTGGACGAGCAAGGCAAGCTCAACTGTCGCGCCTTGTTTGGCACTAGAGAAAAGCTCTCTCAACTGCAAGATAGTTTTGCCGATGCTGTTGCACATTTGGGTATCTCTCGCGGTATTAAAGGTAGTGCTGCTACCTATACCTCAGTTAAGAAATATTACGCCGCAGTATCCCGCGATTCGGAAATCCTCGACTTGGAGAGTCATCTGCCTAAACCTCGAATACATGAAGCCAGCGAATCCTACCGAGAACGGGTAATTGAAGCTCTCAGTCCAAAGCTAGAGATCATCAACTACCAATTAAGCGATCGCGATCGCTTGCTCAGACAAAAAGCTGAATTGGAGGAAACGGCATCCAGAAGTGAAAAACTCAGGGCTAATTTAGAAAAAGAATTACAAGCTCTACGTCAGGACATTAAGCTTCTACAAGATTTACCCTTGGAAGTTGTGGCTGATGAACTGGGTTTAAACCAAGACAAGCGGAATCAGTGGTTATCAACCCACCACATAATCACCATTAACAACTCTTCGTTTCACGATGATTTGCACAACAGCATTGGTAAAGGTGCGTTGGAATTGGTAATTCAGGTTAAGCAGTGTACTTTCGATGATGCAGTTGTCTGGTTGCGGGATTGCTTTGGGGAAGCGGGGATGCTGGCTGCGGTTACTCACCACGCCAGAAGACAAGCTTTAAATATTGCTCAACAGATTCCTCCATCTATATTTGTTGCACCTACACCGGCTCATCATCGGTGGGCGGAAATTGAGCAATACTTGACACGCGATCGCTCTCTTCCGCCAAAATTTGTAGATACTTTGTACAAGCGTGGATTGATATATGCAAATATTACTGGTAAAGCAGTATTTCTAGCACGTAGTCTTGCCTCTGAAGTGACAGGGGCATATTTGCATCCACCAAGGGCGACCAATGATGCTTTTAGTTTTTGTACTGCCAGCAACAGCAAGGGACGTTTGATGTCTACACCTGGTTGGTTTCACTTGAGTATGGGGGGTGACTTGGACAACCCCATCAAGATAGCAATGCTAGTTTCTACACCTATTGAGGCTATGTCCCTGGCAGTTTTAAACTCTCCTCATAAACAGAGAACTCTATATTTGGTATCTGACAGCGAACACGCGCCCGCACCTGTGGAATTTCTCAAAAACGTACCAAAAGTCATTGTTGCAATGCCCAAAGTAGCAACTATAGAACTTCACAAAACTCTATCTCATGCCAAACAGTTAGAGCCGAATACTTCTTGGAACCAGCAGTTACAGCAGCAATGTCAGGGAGGCATAAGCTATGTCGCGTTGGGATGA
- a CDS encoding ParM/StbA family protein has protein sequence MKKKTQTMNNLDIPPLVILALDFGGSGTKGIYSLCGSSEIYSLFMEPEVGDVTVESVKTHEQNLMGATDPENRVWVSVNGKTKVVGYLAQSKFHANTGLVELKYERAVYKTLAAIWVVKEKLNLPAKMRLFLSVLLPPGEFENKVEFERLVRTFGSNYSAVGSQMQVECLMFKCLPEGAGVFLSHQKRVGQALKQRVCAVVMLGFRNASVLISHRGIVSKEGKMSDLGMVRMLEKVVGATSGQTVERLTKAIAEAGSDIDTRPLVRVLRSRSREGRTSELTKILQVIRTARHEYVAALTSWLDQVVPPDVEEILFCGGTADYLKKELNSHYPAIPCIFSGVSIPKNLDKYSLGNRLADVYSAFLYFDERVKHHFADHAEVISHV, from the coding sequence ATGAAAAAAAAGACTCAGACTATGAATAATCTTGATATTCCTCCCCTCGTTATTCTTGCCTTAGATTTTGGAGGAAGCGGTACAAAAGGAATTTACTCTTTATGTGGCAGTTCTGAAATATATTCGCTGTTCATGGAACCGGAAGTAGGGGATGTGACAGTGGAATCGGTTAAAACTCACGAACAGAATTTGATGGGAGCAACTGATCCAGAGAATAGGGTGTGGGTGTCTGTCAATGGTAAGACAAAGGTAGTAGGATATTTAGCTCAAAGCAAGTTCCACGCTAATACAGGATTAGTTGAGTTGAAGTACGAGCGGGCTGTTTATAAAACATTAGCCGCAATTTGGGTAGTTAAGGAGAAACTGAACCTGCCAGCCAAAATGAGACTTTTTCTTTCAGTTCTGCTACCTCCTGGGGAATTTGAAAACAAAGTTGAATTTGAACGATTAGTGCGGACATTTGGTAGCAATTACTCAGCAGTTGGCTCGCAAATGCAGGTAGAGTGTCTAATGTTTAAATGCTTACCAGAAGGTGCAGGAGTATTTTTATCGCACCAAAAGCGTGTGGGACAGGCATTAAAACAGAGAGTATGCGCGGTGGTGATGCTTGGCTTTCGCAATGCGTCAGTTTTAATTTCTCACAGAGGCATTGTGTCCAAGGAAGGAAAAATGTCAGATTTAGGCATGGTGAGGATGCTGGAAAAAGTAGTGGGCGCAACATCAGGGCAAACCGTGGAACGCTTGACAAAAGCGATCGCTGAAGCAGGAAGTGACATTGACACTCGTCCTCTAGTGCGGGTTTTGCGTTCTCGCAGTAGAGAAGGACGAACATCTGAGTTAACAAAGATTCTCCAGGTAATTAGGACAGCTCGACATGAATATGTTGCAGCCTTGACGAGTTGGCTAGATCAAGTTGTGCCGCCAGATGTAGAAGAAATATTATTTTGTGGTGGCACTGCGGATTATCTAAAAAAAGAATTGAATTCACACTACCCAGCAATACCTTGCATATTTTCTGGTGTTTCTATTCCCAAAAACTTAGATAAATACTCCCTTGGTAATCGCTTGGCAGATGTATATAGTGCATTTTTGTATTTCGACGAAAGAGTGAAACACCATTTTGCTGATCATGCTGAGGTTATCAGCCATGTCTAA
- a CDS encoding cobalamin biosynthesis protein CobQ: MSTINENLQREDVTWEREIENNSTSLDTSIQRLDVIDTQDALPLEVVDNPTFLDSNIQELDAIDTQDSLPLEVLNNSTPLDANIQGLDATDTREILELEVANVGNSDVLLELTADVTANEIPEELQLPKSGHDQVNLNQPEKSFKVSTTIHIVDGEKGGAGKSFLSRAFIEYCTSIGHSVAIVDADTSNQDIVNIYGSVETAFFSDDEKLAKEADTIFDLAFENSVIVNLPAQVYSKVTNWIKSNNLTEIGKENSIKFVKWFVCTGGVDSVNFFLQSLDDLGDSILHVFVKNLGLCDDWKYIQEMPEFVAAQTKYNFIVMDFPKFPFWERNMVDRLGVTFEAAIAHPDLKVISKQRVKNFLKEAYAAFAGTGLVQ, translated from the coding sequence ATGTCTACAATCAATGAAAATCTCCAAAGAGAAGATGTCACTTGGGAACGAGAAATAGAAAATAATTCGACTTCTTTAGATACTAGTATCCAAAGATTGGATGTCATAGATACTCAAGATGCTTTACCGCTAGAAGTAGTAGATAATCCAACTTTTTTAGATAGCAATATCCAAGAATTGGATGCCATAGATACTCAAGATAGTTTGCCGCTAGAAGTATTAAATAATTCGACTCCATTAGATGCCAATATCCAAGGATTGGATGCCACAGATACTAGAGAAATTTTAGAGCTAGAAGTGGCAAATGTTGGTAACTCTGATGTATTACTTGAATTAACAGCAGATGTAACAGCGAATGAAATTCCAGAGGAATTACAGCTACCAAAATCTGGTCATGACCAAGTTAACCTGAACCAGCCAGAAAAAAGTTTTAAAGTCTCTACAACTATTCACATTGTAGATGGTGAAAAAGGAGGTGCTGGTAAATCATTCTTATCGAGAGCATTTATAGAGTATTGCACCTCAATTGGTCATAGCGTCGCAATTGTAGATGCGGATACAAGTAACCAGGATATTGTCAACATTTACGGCAGTGTAGAAACGGCATTTTTCAGTGATGATGAGAAGCTAGCTAAAGAAGCAGACACAATATTTGATTTGGCATTTGAAAATTCAGTAATCGTGAATTTACCTGCTCAAGTTTACTCCAAAGTGACTAATTGGATAAAAAGTAATAATCTGACTGAAATAGGCAAGGAAAATTCGATTAAATTTGTTAAATGGTTTGTGTGTACTGGTGGAGTTGATTCGGTAAATTTCTTTCTCCAGTCTTTAGACGATTTGGGAGACAGCATACTCCACGTATTCGTGAAAAATTTGGGATTATGTGATGACTGGAAATATATTCAGGAGATGCCAGAGTTTGTAGCAGCTCAAACTAAATATAATTTCATCGTCATGGACTTTCCCAAGTTTCCCTTTTGGGAGCGGAACATGGTTGACCGATTGGGAGTGACTTTTGAAGCAGCGATCGCCCATCCTGATCTCAAGGTGATATCAAAGCAACGAGTCAAGAACTTCCTCAAAGAAGCCTATGCAGCCTTTGCTGGTACGGGGTTAGTGCAATGA
- a CDS encoding DUF6753 family protein, whose amino-acid sequence MTSYEVDKVDEDFYSTPADRPQSRDVFYTVDKLLAEALQGKSEAFKRRVIDFALSSGLSQDDPLFLVLVATGQLEIMLEDAPDTLQLLFKNWNQDLARNLELVEHVAVERQKVAIDRAAHALIHKAQLAEGRKILTAVFPAALLMFFILGMGFIMGMSIPPWITGMLGGGYTDVQSNLLTWEELEAKNWAMSKEGKFAKNLIEWNKGYLENGQCLKDVQKLGIVLSQYGRKAKSGHCLIWAVPPEKRKFVEP is encoded by the coding sequence ATGACAAGCTATGAAGTAGATAAAGTTGACGAAGATTTTTATTCCACACCTGCTGACAGACCACAAAGTAGAGACGTATTTTATACCGTCGATAAATTACTGGCAGAAGCCTTGCAGGGAAAAAGTGAAGCCTTCAAGCGTCGAGTAATTGATTTTGCCCTTAGTAGCGGCCTATCTCAAGATGACCCTTTATTTTTAGTGTTGGTTGCGACCGGACAACTGGAAATAATGCTGGAAGATGCACCCGACACTTTGCAGTTGCTATTCAAGAACTGGAATCAAGACTTAGCTCGGAACTTGGAGTTAGTGGAACACGTAGCAGTCGAGCGACAGAAGGTTGCTATAGACCGAGCAGCCCACGCCCTCATTCACAAAGCACAGCTAGCAGAAGGCAGAAAAATTCTCACCGCCGTATTCCCTGCGGCCCTCTTAATGTTTTTTATCCTGGGTATGGGCTTCATTATGGGCATGAGCATCCCACCTTGGATCACTGGGATGCTGGGTGGAGGATATACAGATGTACAGTCAAACCTCTTGACTTGGGAAGAATTAGAGGCCAAGAATTGGGCGATGTCCAAGGAGGGTAAGTTTGCCAAGAACTTAATCGAATGGAACAAAGGCTACCTAGAAAACGGACAGTGCCTCAAGGATGTGCAGAAGCTAGGTATCGTCTTGTCCCAGTACGGACGTAAGGCCAAATCAGGGCATTGTCTCATCTGGGCTGTCCCACCAGAGAAGCGTAAATTTGTTGAGCCATAA